A stretch of DNA from Prochlorococcus marinus str. SB:
CTATTTAAAATTAGATAGTTTCAATAATTGAGAATGCTTGACATACCTCTTAATATAGAAAAAGTAGTTCATTCTTTATGTCTAGGCAAATAACAAAAGTAATTTCTTTTAAAATTGAAAGTACATTTGAAGAATGGGTAAAAATTTTTGATAGTAAAGAAGCAGATCTAAGACATTCTGAATTTGATATTAAGCCACTATTTAGAGGATTCAGTAAAGATGATCCTAAAAAAGTTATT
This window harbors:
- a CDS encoding DUF3764 family protein produces the protein MSRQITKVISFKIESTFEEWVKIFDSKEADLRHSEFDIKPLFRGFSKDDPKKVICIKQAPEGNIQKFVQANSEWIKSHKVDFSSMEESSWI